From Streptomyces yatensis, one genomic window encodes:
- a CDS encoding FAD-dependent monooxygenase, whose translation MRNTRVLISGASIAGPALAYWLDRYGFQVTVVERAAGPRPGGQAIDVRGPALEACARMGVLEEIRAHRTGLRGMSMVDGDGKELFSTTERTMTGGDLARPDVEILRDELSSVLMAAGGDGIEYLFNDSIASLAQGPDEVAVTFHRGDSRAFDIVVAADGVHSSTRALVFGPEERFLHLMGGYLGVWTAPNYLGLDRWEVVYQMSGGVWGGMVMSVRENTEVRVYVGIDSDEPPAQFLGSRSVSEQKRLVAERHKDARWEMPRLLEYMWGAPDFHLDVSAQIRMDTWSRGRVALVGDAGYCGSPMSGQSTSLAIVGAYVLAGELKAADGDHTVAFAAYERELRDYATANQQIALDHKARRDAETASPGQEPDTDSSHIGDGFYEVVNSYSLKDY comes from the coding sequence ATGCGCAATACCCGGGTCCTGATTTCCGGCGCCAGTATCGCCGGGCCCGCCCTCGCCTACTGGCTGGACCGCTATGGTTTCCAGGTCACCGTGGTGGAGCGCGCCGCGGGGCCGCGCCCGGGCGGACAGGCGATCGACGTACGGGGCCCGGCGCTGGAGGCGTGCGCGCGCATGGGTGTGCTGGAGGAGATCCGGGCGCACCGCACCGGGCTGCGCGGTATGTCGATGGTCGACGGCGATGGCAAGGAGCTGTTCAGCACCACCGAGCGCACCATGACCGGCGGAGATCTCGCCAGGCCCGACGTCGAGATTCTCCGGGACGAGCTGTCCTCGGTTCTGATGGCCGCGGGGGGCGACGGAATCGAGTACCTCTTCAACGATTCGATCGCCTCGCTCGCCCAGGGCCCCGATGAGGTGGCGGTCACCTTCCACCGGGGCGATTCGCGCGCCTTCGACATCGTGGTGGCGGCCGACGGGGTGCACTCCTCCACCCGGGCGCTGGTCTTCGGCCCGGAGGAGCGATTCCTCCACCTCATGGGGGGCTATCTGGGCGTGTGGACGGCGCCGAACTATCTGGGGCTCGACCGTTGGGAGGTCGTCTACCAGATGTCCGGCGGCGTCTGGGGCGGCATGGTGATGAGTGTCCGCGAGAACACCGAGGTCCGGGTCTACGTCGGCATCGACTCGGACGAACCGCCCGCCCAGTTCCTCGGCTCCCGGAGCGTCTCGGAGCAGAAGCGGCTGGTGGCCGAGCGGCACAAGGACGCGCGCTGGGAGATGCCACGGCTGCTGGAGTACATGTGGGGGGCGCCCGACTTCCACCTCGACGTGTCGGCCCAGATCCGTATGGACACCTGGTCCCGTGGCCGGGTGGCCCTGGTCGGCGACGCCGGCTACTGCGGTTCGCCGATGTCCGGCCAGAGCACCAGCCTGGCCATAGTCGGCGCCTATGTCCTGGCGGGCGAGCTCAAGGCCGCCGACGGCGACCACACCGTGGCCTTCGCGGCCTACGAGCGCGAGCTGCGGGACTATGCCACGGCCAACCAGCAGATCGCGCTGGACCACAAGGCACGGAGGGACGCGGAGACCGCGTCGCCCGGGCAGGAGCCCGACACCGACTCGAGCCATATCGGTGACGGCTTCTACGAGGTGGTCAACTCCTACAGCCTCAAGGACTACTGA
- a CDS encoding ABC transporter permease, giving the protein MSSLSQVAPGYRAHHTLPLRVEAVRQLRRRRTLVMGLVLALLPFVLVAAFAIGGTPEGREGVTLMTTATASGANLAATALFVSAAFLLVVPVALFCGDTVASEASWSSLRYLLAAPVPRARLLGSKLAVALAFSAAAMVLLPLVALGVGTAAYGWGPLRMPTGGELPIGEALVRLALVVLYIFLSQLVTAALAFWLSTVTDAPLGAVGGAVGLTIVGNVLDAVTALGSWRDFLPAHWQFAWADALQPHMEWGGMVKGVSVSVAYALVLLAFAFRGFGRKDVVS; this is encoded by the coding sequence GTGAGCTCCCTGTCCCAGGTCGCGCCCGGCTACCGGGCCCATCACACCCTGCCCCTGCGGGTCGAGGCCGTACGGCAGCTGCGCCGCCGACGGACCCTGGTCATGGGGCTGGTGCTGGCGCTGCTGCCGTTCGTCCTCGTCGCCGCGTTCGCCATCGGCGGCACCCCCGAGGGGCGGGAGGGGGTCACCCTGATGACCACGGCCACCGCCTCCGGCGCCAATCTCGCCGCCACCGCGCTGTTCGTCTCGGCCGCCTTCTTGCTGGTGGTGCCGGTGGCGCTGTTCTGCGGTGACACCGTGGCCTCCGAGGCCAGCTGGTCCTCGCTGCGCTATCTGCTGGCCGCGCCCGTGCCCCGGGCCCGGCTGCTGGGGAGCAAGCTGGCGGTGGCCCTCGCGTTCAGCGCGGCCGCCATGGTGCTGCTGCCGCTGGTGGCGCTCGGGGTGGGCACCGCCGCGTACGGCTGGGGGCCGCTGCGGATGCCCACGGGTGGTGAACTGCCGATCGGGGAGGCCCTCGTCCGGCTCGCCCTCGTGGTGCTGTACATCTTCCTGTCCCAGCTGGTCACGGCCGCTCTCGCGTTCTGGCTCTCGACCGTCACCGACGCGCCGCTGGGCGCGGTGGGCGGCGCGGTGGGGCTCACCATCGTGGGCAATGTGCTGGACGCGGTCACGGCGCTCGGCTCCTGGCGCGACTTCCTGCCCGCGCACTGGCAGTTCGCGTGGGCGGACGCACTCCAGCCCCATATGGAATGGGGCGGAATGGTGAAGGGCGTCTCGGTGTCCGTCGCCTATGCGCTGGTGCTCCTCGCGTTCGCCTTCCGTGGCTTCGGCCGCAAGGACGTGGTGTCCTAG
- a CDS encoding alpha/beta fold hydrolase has product MDLRKTRLRGRRLAAAVAAAAVLAGAGTWAAAASDDRPAVHRQDRVLDMPGARIDTSYFTSGSGRRPAVLLAHGFGGSKDDVRDRAEELARDGYAVLTWSARGFGRSTGKIGLNDPDHEVADARRLIDWLAKRPEVRLDGQGDPRVGVAGASYGGAISLLAAGYDRRVDAIAPEITYWNLADALFPNGVYKKLWAGLFFTTGSADLTQAQGGQEDANGGGGAGGGMGQSDPGGANGGAGQGVRADPGDTNGTGDESGGKPLGGQGCGRFEKRLCEMYERVAVAGKPDAAARRLLEARSPSAVAGRIKVPTLILQGQVDSLFPLGQADEMAKSIRATGAPVAVDWTAGGHDGGDRETARVGARTHAWFDRYLKGDKATDTGPAFRISRTGGIDTTNGAVQLRGATGDRYPGLGDGTRKVALPGREQSFANPPGAGPPSISTVPGVAGLSQASSLGVGLSLDVPGQFARFDSERLGRPLRITGSPEVKVRVRSDTDDAVLFAKVYDVGPDGQQVLPEQLVTPLRVTGAKQGRTVTVRLPAVDHELIAGHRLRLVLASTDLGYASPTEPATYTVGLVDGGLTVPTAPAVHTQPAPLPAWVWGLPLAAAVVALGLVLTGRRRTATPAPDPELAEVPLQITGLSKRYAKSADRYAVRELSFRVEKGQVLGLLGPNGAGKTTTLRMLMGLIAPDEGEIRVFGQAIRPGAPVLSRVGAFVEGAGFLPHLTGSANLELYWRATGRPAADAHIEEALEIAGLGSALERAVRTYSQGMRQRLAIAQAMLGLPDLLILDEPTNGLDPPQIREMREVMIRYAAEGRTVIVSSHLLAEVEQSCTHLVVMDRGRLIQAGPVGEITGNGGSVLVGHDGELSDVHVDKVNALPGIASAARTADGLLVQLDGTTPARLLTELVRLEIPVTSFGPNRRLEDAFLTLIAGGSA; this is encoded by the coding sequence ATGGATCTCCGAAAGACCCGGCTGCGAGGCCGGCGCCTGGCCGCCGCCGTGGCCGCCGCGGCCGTCCTCGCGGGCGCGGGCACCTGGGCGGCCGCGGCCTCCGACGACCGGCCGGCCGTGCACCGCCAGGACCGCGTGCTGGACATGCCGGGGGCGCGCATCGACACCTCGTACTTCACCTCGGGCTCCGGCCGAAGGCCCGCGGTCCTGCTGGCCCACGGCTTCGGCGGCAGCAAGGACGACGTACGCGACCGGGCCGAGGAGCTGGCCCGCGACGGATACGCCGTGCTCACCTGGTCGGCGCGTGGATTCGGCAGATCCACGGGGAAGATCGGGCTGAACGACCCGGACCATGAGGTGGCCGACGCCCGGCGGCTGATCGACTGGCTGGCGAAACGCCCCGAGGTGCGGCTCGACGGCCAGGGCGACCCCCGGGTGGGCGTCGCCGGCGCCTCCTACGGCGGGGCGATCTCCCTGCTCGCGGCCGGATACGACCGCCGGGTCGACGCCATCGCGCCCGAGATCACCTACTGGAACCTCGCCGACGCGCTCTTCCCGAACGGTGTCTACAAGAAGCTCTGGGCCGGGCTGTTCTTCACCACCGGCTCGGCCGACCTCACCCAGGCCCAGGGAGGCCAGGAGGACGCGAACGGCGGGGGAGGAGCGGGCGGCGGCATGGGCCAGTCGGACCCGGGAGGCGCGAACGGCGGGGCGGGCCAGGGCGTCCGGGCAGACCCCGGGGACACGAACGGCACGGGGGACGAGAGCGGCGGGAAGCCCCTGGGAGGCCAGGGCTGCGGCCGCTTCGAGAAGCGGCTGTGCGAGATGTACGAGCGGGTCGCGGTCGCCGGGAAGCCCGACGCCGCCGCCCGCCGGCTGCTCGAGGCCCGCAGCCCGTCCGCCGTGGCCGGCCGGATCAAGGTCCCCACGCTGATCCTCCAGGGACAGGTCGACTCCCTCTTCCCCCTCGGCCAGGCCGATGAGATGGCGAAGTCGATCCGGGCCACCGGGGCGCCGGTCGCCGTCGACTGGACGGCCGGCGGACATGACGGCGGTGACCGCGAGACCGCGCGCGTGGGGGCGCGCACCCATGCCTGGTTCGACCGCTACCTCAAGGGCGACAAGGCCACCGACACCGGGCCCGCCTTCCGGATCAGCCGCACCGGCGGCATCGACACCACCAACGGCGCGGTCCAGCTGCGCGGCGCCACCGGCGACCGCTACCCGGGCCTCGGCGACGGCACCCGGAAGGTGGCACTGCCCGGACGCGAGCAGTCGTTCGCCAACCCGCCCGGTGCGGGGCCGCCCTCCATCTCCACGGTGCCGGGCGTGGCCGGGCTGTCCCAGGCGTCCTCGCTCGGCGTCGGCCTCTCCCTCGACGTGCCGGGCCAGTTCGCGCGGTTCGACTCGGAGCGGCTGGGCCGGCCCCTGCGCATCACCGGATCGCCCGAGGTGAAGGTGCGGGTCAGGTCCGACACGGACGACGCCGTCCTGTTCGCCAAGGTCTACGACGTGGGCCCGGACGGACAGCAGGTGCTGCCCGAGCAACTGGTCACTCCGCTGCGCGTCACCGGCGCGAAGCAGGGCCGTACCGTCACCGTCCGGCTGCCCGCCGTCGACCACGAGCTCATCGCGGGCCATCGGCTGCGGCTCGTCCTGGCCTCCACCGATCTCGGCTACGCCTCCCCGACCGAGCCCGCCACCTACACGGTCGGGCTCGTGGACGGCGGCCTGACGGTCCCCACCGCACCCGCGGTGCACACCCAGCCCGCCCCGCTGCCCGCCTGGGTGTGGGGGCTGCCGCTCGCCGCGGCCGTGGTGGCGCTCGGGCTGGTGCTGACCGGCAGGCGGCGTACGGCCACTCCCGCGCCCGATCCCGAATTGGCCGAGGTGCCCCTGCAGATCACCGGTCTCAGCAAGCGCTACGCCAAGTCCGCCGACCGCTACGCGGTGCGCGAGCTGTCCTTCCGCGTCGAGAAGGGGCAGGTGCTCGGGCTCCTGGGGCCCAACGGCGCGGGCAAGACCACCACCTTGCGCATGCTGATGGGGCTCATCGCCCCCGACGAGGGCGAGATCCGTGTCTTCGGCCAGGCCATCAGGCCCGGCGCGCCCGTACTCTCCCGCGTCGGCGCCTTCGTCGAGGGGGCGGGCTTCCTGCCGCATCTGACCGGCAGCGCCAACCTGGAGCTGTACTGGCGGGCCACCGGCCGTCCCGCCGCCGACGCCCATATCGAGGAGGCGCTGGAGATCGCGGGCCTGGGCAGCGCGCTGGAGCGTGCGGTGCGCACCTACTCCCAGGGCATGCGGCAGCGGCTGGCCATCGCCCAGGCCATGCTGGGCCTGCCCGATCTGCTGATCCTCGACGAACCGACCAACGGCCTCGACCCGCCGCAGATCCGCGAGATGCGCGAGGTGATGATCCGGTACGCCGCCGAGGGGCGCACGGTGATCGTTTCCAGCCATCTCCTGGCCGAGGTCGAGCAGTCCTGCACCCATCTGGTCGTCATGGACCGCGGCCGGCTCATCCAGGCCGGCCCGGTCGGCGAGATCACCGGCAACGGCGGCAGTGTGCTGGTGGGCCACGACGGCGAGCTGAGCGACGTCCACGTCGACAAGGTGAACGCGCTGCCCGGTATCGCCTCCGCCGCCCGCACCGCCGACGGACTGCTCGTCCAGCTCGACGGGACCACCCCGGCACGGCTGCTCACCGAACTGGTGCGGCTGGAGATCCCGGTGACCAGCTTCGGGCCCAACCGGCGCCTGGAAGACGCCTTCTTGACGCTGATTGCAGGAGGATCCGCGTGA
- a CDS encoding VWA domain-containing protein — translation MIIKKRLATGALGLLAALACGLISPPPAMAGEPASDSPKVELVLDVSGSMRARDVDGDTRMAAAKQAFNEVLDATPEEVRLGIRTLGANYPGKDRVAGCRDSEQLYPVGQVDRTEAKAAVATLRPTGWTPIGLALRGASKDLSSGDGTRRIVLITDGEDSCGQPDPCDVARELAAQGTHLVVDTLGLTLDRKVREQLSCIAEATGGTYTAIQHRDQLSSRIKQLVRRSADTPVQTPTPVRGAAQCAKAPYLGSGLYSDRESFGEHRWYRMRVAPGQELRASASVAVDRAVDPDYGVLLRAMTPGGRELVRGSEAGSGRTDVLSSGLRYPVADVDDDEDGTARTVCLELSQSFSAPASVKRAPGLPVELAVDVVGNDDPPADVAAFGLGRGWILLGVLTVGGLLAGLLWGWLARWRVTVWRSN, via the coding sequence GTGATCATAAAGAAACGTCTGGCGACAGGCGCGTTGGGGCTGCTCGCGGCCCTCGCCTGCGGCCTGATATCCCCTCCCCCCGCCATGGCCGGCGAACCGGCTTCCGATTCCCCGAAGGTCGAACTGGTGCTCGACGTCAGCGGCTCCATGCGGGCCCGCGACGTCGACGGCGACACCCGGATGGCGGCAGCGAAACAGGCGTTCAACGAGGTGCTGGACGCCACTCCCGAGGAGGTGCGGCTGGGCATCCGCACCCTCGGCGCCAATTACCCGGGCAAGGACCGCGTGGCCGGCTGCCGGGACAGCGAGCAGCTCTACCCGGTGGGCCAGGTGGACCGCACCGAGGCCAAGGCGGCCGTCGCCACGCTGCGCCCCACCGGCTGGACGCCCATCGGGCTCGCGCTGCGCGGCGCGTCCAAGGACCTCTCCAGCGGCGACGGCACCCGCCGGATCGTGCTGATCACGGACGGCGAGGACTCCTGCGGTCAGCCCGACCCGTGTGATGTGGCCCGTGAACTGGCCGCCCAGGGAACCCACCTGGTCGTCGACACGCTCGGGCTGACGCTGGACCGCAAGGTCCGCGAGCAGCTCAGCTGCATCGCCGAGGCCACCGGTGGCACCTATACGGCGATCCAGCACCGGGACCAGCTCTCCAGCCGCATCAAGCAGCTGGTCCGGCGCTCCGCCGACACCCCCGTGCAGACGCCCACGCCGGTGCGGGGCGCCGCACAGTGCGCGAAGGCCCCGTACCTGGGCTCCGGCCTCTACAGCGACCGGGAGAGCTTCGGCGAACACCGCTGGTACCGGATGCGCGTGGCGCCCGGTCAGGAGCTGCGGGCCTCGGCGAGCGTGGCCGTGGACCGCGCCGTCGACCCGGACTACGGCGTGCTGCTGCGGGCGATGACCCCGGGCGGCCGGGAGCTGGTGCGCGGCAGCGAGGCGGGCAGCGGCCGTACGGACGTCCTCTCCAGCGGGCTGCGCTATCCGGTCGCCGATGTGGACGACGACGAGGACGGGACCGCGCGGACGGTGTGCCTGGAGCTGAGCCAGTCCTTCTCCGCACCGGCTTCCGTCAAGCGTGCCCCGGGCCTCCCGGTGGAGCTCGCCGTCGATGTGGTCGGCAACGACGATCCGCCCGCCGATGTGGCCGCCTTCGGCCTGGGCCGCGGCTGGATACTGCTGGGCGTGCTCACCGTGGGCGGGCTGCTCGCGGGGTTGCTGTGGGGCTGGCTGGCCCGCTGGCGTGTCACCGTCTGGAGGTCCAACTGA
- a CDS encoding BlaI/MecI/CopY family transcriptional regulator, protein MRRLGELEAEIMDRLWAWQRPTTVREIVDDINEHRPVAYTTVMTVASILYNKGWLLRAKEGRAWVYSPVRSREEYTAALMEDALGTSEDRSAALAHFVEQMGPEEVSALRKALRAAGRRTQA, encoded by the coding sequence ATGCGACGGTTGGGGGAGCTCGAGGCGGAGATCATGGACCGCCTCTGGGCTTGGCAGCGTCCCACCACAGTGCGGGAGATCGTGGACGACATCAATGAGCACCGCCCGGTCGCCTATACCACGGTGATGACCGTCGCTTCCATCCTCTACAACAAGGGCTGGCTGCTGCGCGCCAAGGAGGGCCGGGCGTGGGTGTACTCCCCGGTCCGCAGCCGCGAGGAGTACACCGCCGCCCTGATGGAGGACGCGCTCGGCACCAGCGAGGACCGCTCCGCCGCCCTCGCCCACTTCGTCGAGCAGATGGGTCCGGAGGAGGTCAGCGCGCTGCGCAAGGCTCTTCGGGCCGCGGGGCGGCGGACCCAGGCGTGA
- a CDS encoding M56 family metallopeptidase, with translation MSGLLRFCGLTFDARIPGTGPVGVPAIAVPASVTLLPLVCFAHELLRARRVRAHHRGVLDMVGRRSARWRATALDHDTPAAYCLPGRRPRIVVSAGALKLLSPAQLESVLEHERAHIAGRHHLALAATEAFARVFRWLPLAREARAQTALLLEMAADDRALRRHPREALVSALYAMAAGRAPGGAFSVGGPDAVVRLRRILEARRRPHPALRGMVVAAAVAVPLLPPLLGCAPGMG, from the coding sequence ATGTCCGGCTTGCTCCGGTTCTGTGGGTTGACGTTCGACGCCCGCATCCCGGGCACGGGCCCGGTCGGCGTTCCGGCCATCGCGGTACCGGCCTCGGTGACACTGCTTCCGCTCGTCTGCTTCGCCCATGAGCTGCTGCGGGCCCGGCGCGTTCGCGCCCACCACCGGGGCGTACTGGACATGGTCGGCCGGCGCTCGGCGCGATGGCGCGCCACCGCGCTGGACCATGACACGCCCGCCGCGTACTGCCTGCCCGGTCGCAGGCCGCGGATCGTCGTGAGCGCGGGCGCGCTGAAACTGCTCTCCCCCGCGCAGCTGGAGTCCGTACTGGAGCATGAGCGCGCCCATATCGCGGGCCGCCACCATCTGGCGCTGGCGGCCACCGAGGCGTTCGCCCGGGTGTTCCGGTGGCTGCCGCTGGCGCGCGAGGCCAGGGCACAGACGGCACTTCTGCTGGAGATGGCCGCGGACGACCGGGCCCTGCGCCGCCATCCGCGCGAAGCGCTCGTCTCCGCCCTGTACGCGATGGCGGCGGGCCGGGCTCCCGGCGGGGCCTTCAGCGTCGGCGGACCGGACGCCGTGGTCCGGCTGCGGCGGATACTGGAGGCCCGGCGGCGGCCGCATCCGGCGCTGCGCGGCATGGTGGTGGCGGCCGCGGTGGCCGTACCGCTGCTGCCCCCTCTGCTCGGCTGCGCCCCCGGGATGGGGTAA
- a CDS encoding DUF305 domain-containing protein, which produces MTAFTHVPRRSLHRRLALVGAVAAGGLLLAGCGGNDDMKGMGHASAKESAPSGATAGSAADTFNDADVRFAQLMIPHHEQALAMAALADDRASDARITRLAGQIEKAQDPEIATLKSWLKGWGKPERPSSGGMDGMEGMEHGSGGKGDMGGMMSKEDMRKLEAAKGPAFDRAFASMMIDHHQGAIAMAKDEKRNGRNAKAKKLADDVVKSQSTEVATLRTLLDRL; this is translated from the coding sequence ATGACCGCATTCACGCATGTCCCGCGTCGGTCGCTCCACCGTCGTCTCGCACTCGTGGGCGCCGTCGCCGCCGGAGGGCTGCTGCTCGCCGGCTGTGGCGGGAACGACGACATGAAGGGCATGGGCCACGCGAGCGCGAAGGAGTCCGCCCCCTCCGGGGCGACGGCGGGCTCCGCGGCGGACACGTTCAACGACGCGGACGTCCGCTTCGCGCAGCTGATGATCCCGCATCATGAGCAGGCCCTGGCGATGGCCGCCCTGGCCGACGACCGGGCCTCGGACGCCCGGATCACGAGGCTGGCGGGGCAGATCGAGAAGGCGCAGGACCCGGAGATCGCCACCCTGAAGTCCTGGCTCAAGGGTTGGGGCAAGCCGGAGCGGCCGTCGTCGGGCGGTATGGACGGCATGGAGGGCATGGAGCACGGTTCAGGCGGTAAGGGTGATATGGGCGGAATGATGTCCAAGGAGGACATGCGGAAGCTCGAGGCCGCCAAGGGGCCCGCCTTCGACCGCGCCTTCGCGAGCATGATGATCGACCATCACCAGGGCGCGATCGCCATGGCGAAGGACGAGAAGAGGAACGGCCGTAACGCCAAGGCCAAGAAGCTCGCCGACGACGTCGTCAAGAGCCAGTCCACCGAGGTCGCCACCCTGCGCACCCTCCTCGACCGGCTCTGA
- a CDS encoding general stress protein, whose protein sequence is MTQQPPSEVVDRPVVGSFPTYAGAQRAVDFLSDNKFPVEHTAIIGSDLRMVETVLGRLTRGRAALAGAGTGAWFGLLVGLLLSVFAAGANNVIVLLVSGLVYGAVFGAIFGFVGHAMTRGQRDFSSRSQIVAARYDVVADAEVADEAKNMLARLAMQES, encoded by the coding sequence ATGACCCAGCAACCGCCGTCGGAGGTGGTCGACCGCCCGGTCGTCGGCTCGTTTCCGACCTACGCCGGCGCCCAGCGCGCGGTCGATTTCCTTTCCGACAACAAGTTCCCGGTGGAACACACGGCGATCATCGGCTCGGACCTCCGGATGGTCGAGACGGTGCTCGGGCGGCTGACCAGGGGCCGTGCGGCGCTGGCGGGGGCCGGTACGGGGGCCTGGTTCGGACTGCTGGTCGGGCTGCTGCTGTCCGTGTTCGCCGCCGGGGCCAACAATGTGATCGTGCTGCTGGTGAGCGGTCTCGTCTACGGCGCGGTATTCGGCGCGATCTTCGGTTTCGTCGGGCACGCCATGACCCGGGGGCAGCGCGATTTCTCCTCCCGCAGCCAGATCGTGGCCGCGCGCTATGACGTGGTCGCGGACGCCGAGGTCGCCGATGAGGCGAAGAACATGCTGGCCAGGCTCGCGATGCAGGAGAGCTGA
- a CDS encoding arsenate reductase family protein has product MEIWINPACSKCRGALTLLDAEGAGYTVRRYLEDVPSQDEIREVLGRLGLEPWDITRTQEAAAKELGLKDWPREEGARDRWIAALAEHPKLIQRPIITADDGTAVVGRTEEAVREALSRSRE; this is encoded by the coding sequence ATGGAGATCTGGATCAATCCGGCATGCTCGAAGTGCCGTGGCGCGCTCACCCTGCTCGACGCGGAGGGGGCCGGGTACACCGTCCGCCGCTATCTCGAAGACGTACCGAGCCAGGACGAGATCCGCGAGGTGCTCGGCCGGCTCGGGCTGGAGCCGTGGGACATCACCCGCACCCAGGAGGCGGCCGCGAAGGAGCTGGGACTGAAGGACTGGCCGCGTGAGGAGGGCGCTCGCGACCGCTGGATCGCGGCGCTCGCCGAGCACCCCAAGCTCATCCAGCGGCCCATCATCACGGCGGACGACGGTACGGCCGTGGTGGGGCGCACGGAGGAGGCGGTCCGGGAGGCGCTGTCCCGGTCCCGCGAGTGA
- a CDS encoding AMP-binding protein encodes MADLLKTFGEPAANTAYLLCDRHPDDAVAFTVVGKDLTGHDLTYGELRDRSSRMAGALAALGVGVGDRVATLMGKSADLLVASLAIWRLGAVQVPLFTAFAPPAIALRIAGNDTKVVISDADQRPKLDPESGFPGERPWRIVTTGPVTGADLSFAELAEGDATLPEPVAVGGDGLIVELFTSGTAGTPKAVPIPLRAVAGFTMYQQFGLDHRPTDVFWNAADPGWAYGLYYALIGPLALGQRALLLNGLFSAESTWEVLSRFGVTNFTAGPTVYRKLRASGIPAPGDLRLRCCSAAGEPLPPDVVDWALETLGVPVRDHYGSTELGMVIAHAWHPALREDIKPGSMGRPLPGWGVKVLREDTNSAPARVDIPGRVVVDIEESPLMWFKGYRDAPEQTAEKFSPDGHWFYTGDTASRDEEGHLFFSGRGDDIILMAGYRIGPFEVETVLLEHAAVAEAAVVGVPDEEYGEVVEAFVVPRPGTEAGDALAAELQQLVRERYAKHAYPRNVHFVAELPKTSSGKTQRFLLRPQQPSPRRR; translated from the coding sequence ATGGCTGACCTGCTCAAGACCTTCGGTGAGCCCGCGGCGAACACCGCGTACCTGCTGTGCGACAGGCACCCGGACGACGCCGTCGCGTTCACTGTGGTGGGCAAGGATCTGACCGGCCACGACTTGACGTACGGGGAGCTGCGTGACCGTTCGTCGCGTATGGCCGGTGCCCTGGCCGCCCTGGGAGTCGGAGTGGGCGACCGCGTCGCCACCTTGATGGGCAAGTCCGCCGACCTGCTGGTCGCGAGCCTTGCGATCTGGCGGCTCGGGGCCGTCCAGGTGCCGCTGTTCACCGCGTTCGCCCCGCCGGCCATCGCGCTGCGGATCGCGGGCAACGACACCAAGGTCGTGATCAGCGACGCCGACCAACGCCCCAAGCTGGACCCGGAGTCGGGCTTTCCTGGCGAGCGTCCCTGGCGGATCGTCACCACCGGGCCCGTCACCGGAGCCGACCTGTCCTTCGCGGAACTGGCCGAGGGAGACGCCACGCTGCCCGAACCGGTGGCCGTGGGCGGCGACGGGCTCATCGTGGAGCTGTTCACCTCGGGGACCGCGGGCACCCCCAAGGCCGTCCCGATCCCGCTGCGGGCCGTCGCGGGCTTCACGATGTACCAGCAGTTCGGCCTGGACCACCGGCCCACCGACGTCTTCTGGAACGCCGCCGACCCGGGCTGGGCGTACGGCCTGTACTACGCGCTCATCGGGCCGCTCGCCCTCGGGCAGCGCGCCCTGCTGCTGAACGGTCTGTTCTCCGCGGAGTCCACCTGGGAGGTGCTCTCCCGCTTCGGGGTCACCAACTTCACGGCCGGGCCCACCGTCTACCGCAAACTGCGCGCCTCCGGCATCCCCGCCCCCGGCGATCTGCGGCTGCGCTGCTGCTCCGCGGCGGGCGAACCGCTGCCCCCGGACGTCGTCGACTGGGCGCTCGAGACGCTCGGTGTGCCCGTGCGCGACCACTACGGCTCGACCGAGCTGGGCATGGTGATCGCCCACGCCTGGCACCCGGCCCTGCGTGAGGACATCAAGCCCGGCTCCATGGGCCGTCCGCTGCCCGGCTGGGGGGTGAAGGTGCTGCGCGAGGACACCAACTCGGCGCCGGCCCGCGTGGACATCCCCGGCCGGGTCGTGGTGGACATCGAGGAGAGCCCCCTGATGTGGTTCAAGGGCTACCGCGACGCCCCCGAGCAGACCGCCGAGAAGTTCAGCCCCGACGGGCACTGGTTCTACACCGGGGACACGGCCTCCCGCGACGAGGAGGGCCATCTGTTCTTCTCCGGGCGCGGCGACGACATCATCCTGATGGCGGGCTACCGCATCGGCCCCTTCGAGGTGGAGACCGTGCTGCTGGAGCACGCCGCGGTGGCGGAGGCCGCCGTCGTCGGCGTACCGGACGAGGAGTATGGCGAGGTCGTGGAGGCGTTCGTCGTGCCGCGACCGGGTACGGAGGCGGGCGACGCGCTCGCGGCCGAGCTGCAGCAGCTGGTCAGGGAGCGGTACGCCAAGCACGCCTATCCGCGGAACGTCCATTTCGTGGCCGAGCTGCCGAAGACCTCCAGCGGTAAGACGCAGCGGTTCCTGCTGCGTCCGCAGCAGCCGTCGCCCCGGCGCCGCTGA